The following proteins are co-located in the Papaver somniferum cultivar HN1 unplaced genomic scaffold, ASM357369v1 unplaced-scaffold_128, whole genome shotgun sequence genome:
- the LOC113331744 gene encoding acetyl-CoA carboxylase 1-like isoform X1: protein MSLKYPSTAASIGVSRSANYNKKTSLVTNRIITMKSSAPSISKKVTKVADSSSSSSNMSALQNGATMVESWRGNGTVNGINSTRNPTTLSKIDDFCFALGGSRPIHSILIANNGMAAVKFIRSIRTWAYEAFGTEKAILLVAMATPEDMRINAEHIRIADQFVEVPGGTNNNNYANVQLIVEMAEITHVDAVWPGWGHASENPELPDALTAKGIIFLGPPASSMGALGDKIGSSLIAQAAGVPTVPWSGSHVKIPPQSCLDNIPENIYREACVYTTEEAVASCQVIGYPAMIKASWGGGGKGIRKVHNDDEVKALFKQVQGEVPGSPIFIMKVASQSRHLEVQLICDQHGNVAALHSRDCSVQRRHQKIIEEGPITVAPMETVKKLEQAARRLAKCVNYVGAATVEYLYSMDTGEYYFLELNPRLQVEHPVTEWIAEVNLPAAQVAVGMGIPLWQIPEIRRFYGMDHNGGYDAWRRTLSVATPFDFDKAESVRPKGHCVAVRVTSEDPDDGFKPTGGKVQELSFKSKPNAWAYFSVKSGGGIHEFSDSQFGHVFAFGESRALAIANMVLGLKEIHIRGEIRTNVDYTIDLLHAAEYRDNKIHTGWLDSRIAMRVRAERPPWYLSVVGGALYKASTSSTTMVSDYVGYLEKGQIPPKHISLVNSQVSLNIEGSKYTVDMVRGGPRSYKLRMNQSEIEAEIHSLRDGGLLMQLDGSSHVIYAEEEAAGTRLLIDGRTCLLQNDHDPSKLVSETPCKLLRFLVPDGSHVEADSPYAEVEVMKMCMPLLLPASGIIHFKISEGQPMQAGDLIARLDLDDPTAVRKAEPFHGSFPLLGPPTAVSGRVHQRLAASLNAARMILAGYEHDINEVVQDLLNCLDSPELPFLQWQECMSVLATRLPKNLRDELDMKYKEYEGFSSSLKNIDFPTKLLRSVLESHMLACPEKEKANQERLIEPLMSLVKSYEGGRESHARVIVHSLFEEYLSVEELFSDNIQADVIERLRLQYKKDLLKIVDIVLSRQGVRSKNKLVLRLMEALVYPNPAAYREKLIRFSALNHTSYSELALKASQLLEQTKLSELRSNIARSLSELEMFTEEGEHLDTPRRKSAINERMEDLVSTPLAVEDALVGLFDHSDHTLLRRVVETYIRRLYQPYLVKESVRMQWHRSGLIASWEFSEEHVERRNASEDETSTSLMVEKHTERKWGAMVIVKSLRSLPMAISTVLKETSHGSREMMPKGSAEAVSNGNMLHIALVGINNPMSSLQDSGDEDQAQERINKLAKILKEQQVGSALRSAGVKVISCIIQRDEGRTPTRHSFHWSLENLHYEEEPLMRHLEPPLSIFLELEKLKGYEKTQYTPSRDRQWHLYTVVDRPQPIQRMFLRTLVRQPNVNEGFWTYQGLVVGQAQNQRALSFTSRSILRSMMAALEELELHGHNATVRPDHAHMYLYILRGQEMDDLVPYPRSIDLVEGQEEAMVAMTLQELAHEIHENVGVRMHRLGVCEWEVKLRMPSVGLASGAWRLVVTNVTGHTCTVHIYREVEDASRHEVVYHSAFSPVGPLHGVPVNARYQPLGLLARKRLVARKSNTTYCYDFPLAFETALRQLWVSQSPGINKPEEEACVKVKELMFEDKEGSWGSPLVSVERPPAQNDIGMVAWSMEMSTPEFPTGRTILIVANDVTFKAGSFGPREDAFFLAVSNLACEKKIPLIYLAANSGARIGVAEEIKACFKVGWSDESSPERGFQYIYLTPEDYAEVGSSVIAHELKLESGETRWVIDTIVGKEDGLGVENLTGSGAIAGAYSRAYKETFTLTYVTGRTVGIGAYLARLGMRCIQRLDQPIILTGFSALNKLLGREVYSSHMQLGGPKIMGTNGVVHLTVSDDLEGVSAILKWLSYVPSCVGVPLPILTPSDPPQRLVEYFPENSCDPRAAICGLNDSMGRWLGGIFDRNSFVETLEGWARTVVTGRAKLGGIPVGIVAVETQTMMQVIPADPGQLDSHERVVPQAGQVWFPDSASKTSQALLDFNREELPLFIMANWRGFSGGQRDLFEGILQAGSTIVENLRTYKQPVFVYIPMMGELRGGAWVVVDSKINPDHIEMYAEKTAKGNVLEPEGMIEIKFRTRELLECMGRLDQKLISLKAKLKEAKSSGVTNTIETLRQQIRSREKQILPVYTQIATRFAELHDTSYRMAAKGVIKEVVDWSNSRSFFYKRLNRRVAEGSLVRTVINAAGDRLCHKSALELIKKWFLDSKPAEVREDSWLDDEAFFQWKDDGKNYEEQLQELRAEKVMIQLSNLGESASDLQVLPHALTMLLSKVESSNRVKLIEELRKVLEA, encoded by the exons ATGTCTCTAAAATATCCTTCCACGGCTGCCTCCATTGGTGTTTCTAGGTCAGCCAACTATAACAAGAAGACTTCATTAGTTACTAATCGCATCATCACCATGAAATCATCAGCTCCGAGTATTAGTAAGAAGGTTACTAAGGTTGCAGACTCCTCCTCCTCCTCGAGCAA caTGTCGGCGCTTCAAAACGGTGCAACCATGGTGGAGAGTTGGCGAGGGAATGGGACTGTAAATGGAATCAACTCGACTAGGAACCCAACTACTTTGTCCAAAATAGATGATTTCTGCTTTGCTCTTGGAGGATCACGGCCTATTCACAGTATCTTAATTGCAAACAATGGGATGGCAGCTGTGAAATTCATCCGAAGTATAAGAACGTGGGCATATGAAGCATTTGGAACCGAGAAGGCAATTTTGCTGGTTGCCATGGCCACTCCAGAGGATATGAGAATTAATGCTGAACATATTAGAATTGCTGACCAGTTTGTGGAAGTCCCAGGTGGAACTAACAACAATAATTATGCTAATGTTCAGCTCATTGTGGAG ATGGCAGAGATCACACATGTAGATGCTGTTTGGCCTGGATGGGGCCATGCATCAGAGAACCCTGAGCTTCCTGATGCTCTGACTGCAAAAGGAATCATATTTTTGGGCCCCCCAGCTTCATCAATGGGAGCACTAGGAGATAAGATCGGTTCATCACTGATTGCCCAAGCAGCAGGAGTACCAACAGTCCCATGGAGTGGTTCACAT GTCAAAATTCCTCCACAAAGTTGCTTGGATAACATACCTGAAAACATCTACCGTGAAGCCTGTGTTTATACGACAGAAGAGGCTGTGGCAAGCTGTCAGGTGATCGGTTATCCTGCAATGATCAAGGCATCTTGGGGTGGCGGTGGTAAAGGCATAAGAAAG GTTCATAATGATGATGAAGTGAAGGCTTTGTTCAAGCAAGTGCAGGGAGAAGTTCCTGGATCTCCAATTTTTATAATGAAGGTTGCATCACAG AGCCGGCATTTAGAAGTCCAGTTAATTTGCGATCAACATGGAAATGTTGCAGCTTTACACAGCCGTGATTGTAGTGTTCAGAGACGGCATCAAAAG ATTATTGAGGAAGGTCCAATTACAGTAGCACCAATGGAGACAGTAAAGAAGCTCGAGCAGGCAGCTCGAAGGCTTGCTAAATGTGTGAACTATGTTGGAGCTGCTACTGTGGAGTATCTGTATAGTATGGACACTGGGGAGTACTATTTCTTAGAGCTCAACCCGCGGTTACAG GTTGAGCATCCTGTTACTGAGTGGATAGCAGAGGTTAATCTTCCAGCGGCTCAAGTTGCAGTGGGGATGGGAATTCCTCTCTGGCAAATACCTG aaataaggAGATTTTATGGAATGGACCATAATGGTGGATATGATGCTTGGAGGAGAACATTGAGCGTTGCCACCCCTTTTGATTTTGACAAAGCTGAGTCTGTTAGGCCAAAAGGTCATTGTGTTGCTGTACGTGTAACAAGTGAAGACCCAGATGATGGTTTTAAGCCTACTGGTGGGAAAGTGCAG GAACTGAGTTTTAAAAGCAAGCCAAATGCATGGGCGTACTTCTCTGTTAAG TCTGGAGGAGGTATTCATGAGTTCTCGGATTCTCAATTTG GACATGTATTTGCATTTGGGGAGTCGAGAGCCTTAGCTATAGCTAATATGGTTCTTGGGCTAAAGGAAATTCATATTCGTGGGGAAATCCGTACAAATGTCGATTACACAATAGATCTTTTACAT GCTGCAGAATATAGAGACAACAAAATCCACACTGGCTGGCTGGACAGTAGAATTGCTATGCGTGTTAGAGCTGAAAGACCTCCTTGGTACCTCTCAGTGGTCGGAGGGGCCCTTTAT AAAGCTTCAACCAGCAGCACGACAATGGTATCTGACTATGTGGGCTATCTTGAAAAGGGTCAAATTCCACCCAAG CACATCTCACTTGTCAATTCTCAAGTTTCTTTGAACATTGAAGGAAGCAAATATACG GTTGACATGGTAAGGGGAGGACCAAGAAGCTATAAGTTAAGGATGAACCAGTCAGAGATTGAAGCTGAAATACATAGCTTGCGTGATGGTGGTCTGTTAATGCAG TTGGATGGAAGCAGTCATGTGATCTATGCAGAGGAAGAGGCAGCTGGGACCCGCCTTCTAATTGATGGAAGGACTTGTTTGTTACAG aATGATCACGACCCATCTAAGTTAGTGTCAGAAACACCATGCAAGCTTCTCCGTTTTCTAGTCCCAGATGGCAGTCATGTTGAAGCTGATAGTCCATATGCAGAGGTCGAGGTTATGAAGATGTGTATGCCTCTTCTGTTACCTGCTTCAGGAATTATTCATTTCAAGATATCTGAAGGCCAGCCGATGCAG GCTGGTGATCTTATAGCAAGGCTTGATCTGGATGATCCAACAGCTGTAAGAAAAGCCGAACCCTTTCACGGAAGTTTCCCTCTTTTGGGACCCCCAACTGCAGTTTCTGGGAGAGTTCATCAGAGATTGGCTGCAAGTTTAAATGCTGCGCGGATGATTCTTGCCGGCTATGAGCATGACATCAATGAA GTTGTACAAGATTTACTTAACTGCCTCGACAGTCCAGAGCTTCCTTTCCTTCAGTGGCAAGAGTGCATGTCAGTTCTTGCAACCCGCCTTCCCAAAAATCTCAGAGATGAG TTGGACATGAAATACAAGGAGTACGAAGGATTCTCAAGCTCTCTCAAAAATATTGACTTCCCAACCAAACTATTGCGCAGTGTTCTCGAG TCTCATATGTTAGCTTGTCCTGAAAAAGAGAAAGCAAACCAAGAAAGGCTTATTGAACCTCTGATGAGTCTTGTTAAGTCTTACGAGGGTGGAAGAGAGAGTCATGCCCGTGTGATTGTCCACTCGCTTTTTGAGGAATATCTTTCAGTTGAAGAATTATTCAGTGACAATATCCAG GCTGATGTAATCGAACGTCTTCGACTTCAATATAAGAAAGATCTTCTAAAGATAGTGGACATTGTGCTTTCTCGCCAG GGTGTCCGTAGCAAAAATAAGCTAGTCTTGAGACTCATGGAAGCACTGGTTTACCCTAATCCTGCTGCATACAGGGAGAAACTGATCCGCTTCTCTGCTCTTAATCATACAAGTTACTCCGAG TTAGCACTAAAGGCAAGCCAATTGCTCGAACAAACAAAACTGAGTGAACTCCGTTCGAACATAGCTAGAAGCTTATCAGAGTTAGAGATGTTTACAGAGGAAGGTGAACATCTTGATACCCCAAGAAGAAAGAGTGCAATCAATGAAAGGATGGAGGATCTTGTAAGTACTCCTCTTGCAGTTGAAGATGCTCTTGTGGGTCTGTTTGATCACAGTGATCATACTCTACTAAGACGGGTTGTTGAGACTTATATTCGAAGACTTTACCAG CCGTACCTTGTGAAAGAAAGCGTCAGAATGCAATGGCATAGATCTGGTCTTATAGCTTCATGGGAGTTTTCTGAAGAACATGTCGAAAGAAGGAATGCTTCAGAAGATGAAACATCCACGAGTCTGATGGTTGAGAAGCACACTGAGAGAAAATGGGGTGCCATGGTTATTGTCAAATCTCTTCGGTCCTTGCCAATGGCAATCAGTACTGTGTTGAAGGAAACTTCTCATGGCTCTCGTGAGATGATGCCAAAAGGGTCCGCAGAAGCAGTTAGCAATGGGAACATGTTGCACATTGCATTGGTGGGCATCAACAACCCGATGAGTTCGCTTCAAGATAG TGGCGACGAAGATCAGGCTCAggaaagaataaataaattggCCAAGATCCTTAAAGAGCAACAAGTTGGTTCTGCTCTCCGATCAGCCGGTGTTAAAGTAATCAGCTGTATCATACAGAGGGATGAGGGCCGGACTCCAACGAGGCATTCCTTCCACTGGTCTCTTGAGAATCTCCATTATGAAGAAGAACCTCTAATGCGTCACTTGGAACCACCTCTATCCATATTTCTTGAACTG GAAAAGCTAAAAGGGTACGAGAAAACACAGTATACACCATCCCGAGATCGCCAATGGCATCTTTATACTGTTGTGGACAGACCACAACCCATCCAAAGGATGTTTTTGAGAACCCTTGTTAGGCAACCAAATGTAAATGAagggttctggacatatcaaggtctGGTAGTTGGTCAGGCACAAAATCAACGAGCTTTGTCCTTTACGTCCAGAAGCATCTTGAGGTCCATGATGGCTGCCCTTGAAGAATTGGAATTGCACGGGCATAATGCAACTGTCAGACCTGATCATGCCCATATGTATCTTTACATCTTAAGAGGACAGGAAATGGATGATCTTGTGCCATATCCAAG GAGCATTGACCTGGTGGAGGGCCAAGAAGAAGCTATGGTCGCGATGACTTTGCAAGAACTAGCACATGAGATTCATGAGAATGTTGGCGTGAGAATGCACCGTTTAGGTGTTTGTGAGTGGGAAGTCAAGCTCCGGATGCCGTCTGTAGGACTCGCCAGCGGAGCCTGGAGACTTGTTGTTACAAATGTGACTGGGCACACCTGTACTGTACAT ATATACCGAGAAGTAGAGGATGCAAGCAGACATGAAGTAGTCTATCATTCAGCCTTCTCTCCTGTCGGTCCTCTGCATGGTGTTCCAGTGAATGCTCGCTATCAGCCTTTAGGATTGCTCGCAAGGAAGCGGCTTGTGGCTAGAAAAAGCAATACCACTTACTGCTATGACTTTCCACTG GCATTTGAGACTGCCTTGCGACAGTTGTGGGTGTCCCAATCCCCGGGTATAAATAAACCTGAAGAGGAAGCTTGTGTTAAAGTCAAGGAGCTCATGTTTGAAGACAAGGAAGGTTCTTGGGGCAGTCCTCTTGTTTCTGTCGAACGCCCACCTGCCCAAAACGATATTGGAATGGTGGCATGGAGTATGGAAATGTCTACTCCCGAGTTCCCCACTGGAAGGACCATTCTGATTGTAGCAAATGATGTGACCTTTAAAGCTGGTTCCTTTGGTCCAAGAGAGGATGCATTCTTCCTTGCAGTGAGCAACCTAGCTTGTGAAAAGAAAATCCCTTTAATTTATCTGGCAGCAAACTCAGGTGCTCGTATTGGGGTAGCTGAGGAGATTAAAGCTTGCTTCAAAGTTGGATGGTCCGACGAGTCAAGTCCTGAACGAGGATTTCAGTACATTTATTTAACTCCTGAAGATTATGCAGAAGTCGGCTCTTCTGTGATAGCACACGAATTAAAGCTAGAAAGCGGTGAAACAAGATGGGTCATTGACACAATCGTGGGTAAAGAGGATGGATTAGGGGTTGAGAACTTAACAGGAAGTGGAGCAATTGCGGGTGCATATTCTAGGGCATACAAGGAAACATTTACCTTAACCTATGTGACAGGTCGAACAGTTGGTATTGGAGCTTATCTGGCTCGTCTTGGTATGCGGTGCATCCAAAGGTTAGATCAGCCTATAATTCTCACAGGTTTTTCTGCACTGAATAAACTTCTTGGCAGGGAAGTATATAGTTCTCACATGCAACTTGGAGGTCCTAAAATCATGGGAACCAATGGGGTTGTCCATTTGACTGTCTCAGATGATCTCGAAGGTGTTTCAGCTATCTTGAAGTGGCTTAGCTATGTCCCATCATGTGTAGGTGTCCCCCTACCCATTTTGACCCCCTCAGATCCTCCTCAAAGGCTTGTTGAGTACTTTCCGGAGAACTCATGTGATCCTCGAGCAGCTATCTGTGGTCTTAATGATAGTATGGGAAGATGGCTTGGTGGAATTTTCGATAGAAATAGCTTTGTCGAGACATTAGAAGGTTGGGCTAGAACTGTTGTCACAGGTAGGGCAAAACTTGGGGGGATCCCTGTAGGAATTGTCGCTGTCGAAACACAAACTATGATGCAAGTTATCCCAGCGGATCCTGGTCAGCTTGATTCTCATGAGAGGGTTGTTCCTCAAGCAGGGCAAGTTTGGTTCCCTGATTCTGCCAGTAAAACATCTCAAGCTCTGTTAGATTTTAACAGGGAAGAACTTCCACTTTTTATAATGGCCAATTGGAGAGGATTCTCTGGCGGACAGAGGGATCTTTTCGAAGGTATTCTTCAAGCGGGTTCCACTATTGTTGAAAATCTTCGAACGTACAAACAACCTGTGTTTGTTTACATTCCTATGATGGGAGAGCTTCGTGGTGGAGCTTGGGTTGTTGTGGATAGCAAAATCAATCCTGATCATATCGAAATGTACGCTGAAAAAACGGCCAAGGGGAATGTTCTCGAACCAGAgggaatgattgaaattaagtttAGGACTAGGGAACTTTTGGAGTGCATGGGTAGGCTTGATCAGAAGCTGATCTCTCTGAAAGCCAAACTCAAGGAAGCCAAGAGTAGTGGAGTTACAAACACCATTGAGACCCTACGACAGCAGATAAGATCCCGCGAGAAACAGATTTTACCTGTTTATACTCAAATTGCCACTCGATTTGCTGAGTTGCATGATACTTCCTACAGGATGGCAGCAAAAGGAGTAATTAAAGAAGTTGTGGATTGGAGCAACTCGAGATCTTTCTTTTACAAGAGGTTAAACAGGAGAGTTGCAGAAGGATCACTAGTTCGAACTGTGATAAATGCTGCTGGTGATCGCCTTTGTCATAAGTCGGCATTGGAGTTGATCAAGAAGTGGTTCCTCGATTCCAAACCAGCTGAAGTGAGAGAAGACTCCTGGTTAGATGACGAAGCTTTCTTCCAGTGGAAAGATGATGGGAAGAACTATGAAGAACAGTTGCAAGAATTGCGGGCAGAGAAAGTAATGATTCAGTTATCTAATCTTGGTGAATCGGCATCAGATTTACAAGTTCTTCCTCATGCTCTCACTATGCTTCTAAGCAAG GTGGAATCATCAAATCGGGTGAAATTGATTGAGGAGCTTCGGAAGGTGCTCGAAGCATAG